The DNA window TGCGGCCCGTGCGCCTGCTTCACGAACGCGCTTTCGTGCAACCGCCCGCGCAGGTATTCGATGCGCTTGATGATTTCGGAGAAGCCTTGCAGGATCATCAGCGCGAAGCCGACCGGCACGAGGATTTTCGCGGGCCAGACGATCAGGCCCCCGGCATTGCTGGACATCTCGGCGCTGCGCAGGGACTCCAGCCCGAACGGAATGCCGTAATACAGGATCACGGAGCAGACCGGCAGCAGGAACAGGAAAAAGCAAATGAGGTCGATCCAGACCTGGGTACGGCGGGAAAAGCGGCCGACGACCACGTCGATGCGAACGTGTTCGTCACGCCGCAGGGTGTGCGGCGCCGCCAGCATGAAGACCGCGGCGAACAGGTACCACTGGATCTCCAGCCAGGCGTTGGAACTGAGGTTGAACGAATACCGGATCAGCGCATTGACCGCGCAGATCAGCACCGCAGCCAGCAGGCCCCAGGCCACTACCGACGCGATCCGGTCGTTCAGTCCATCGATTGCCCTTGAAATTGCCATCAACATCGTTGTCTCCCATGCTTATCAGATGGGCGCTGCACTGGCGCCCGCATTGCTCAGGTGATGCGGTGACGAGGGCGATCGGTTACATGGTTTTCTCCTTGGGGCGTTCGCTGGTGATTGACTCAGTTGCCGCCGAGCTGTGCACGCACGCGGGCGATCGCGGCGCGCACCTGATTCGGCGCGGTGCCGCCCACGTGGTCACGCGCGGCCACGGAGCCTTCCAGCGTCAGCACCTCGAAGACGTCGTCGCCCACCAGCGGCGAGAATGCGCGCAGCTGGTCCAGCGTCAGGTCGGCCAGGTCGCAGTTCGCATCCACGCAGGTGCGCACGGCATGCGCCACGGCTTCGTGCGCGTCGCGGAACGGCAGGCCTTTTTTCACGAGGTAGTCGGCCAGGTCGGTGGCGGTGGCATAGCCTTGCAGCGCCGCGGCGCGCATGGCTTCCGGCTTGACGGTGATGCCGCCGGCCATGTCGGCGAAGATGCGCAGGGTGTCGACCACGGTGTCCACCGTGTCGAACAGCGGTTCCTTGTCTTCCTGGTTGTCCTTGTTGTAGGCCAGCGGCTGGCCCTTCATCAGCGTGAGCAGGCCCAGCAGGTGACCATACACGCGGCCCGTCTTGCCGCGCGCCAGTTCCGGCACGTCCGGGTTTTTCTTTTGCGGCATGATCGACGAGCCGGTGCAGAAGCGGTCGGCGATGTCGATGAAGCCAACACGCGGGCTCATCCAGATCACCAGCTCTTCGGACATGCGCGACACGTGCGTCATGATGAGCGAGGCGGCGGCAGTGAACTCGATCGCGAAGTCGCGGTCCGACACGGCGTCCAGCGAGTTGTGGCACACGTCGTCGAAGCCCAGCGTTTTTGCCACGCGCAGGCGGTCGATCGGGAACGTGGTGCCGGCCAGCGCGGCCGAACCCAGCGGCAGGCGGTTCACGCGCTTGCGGCAGTCGGCCATGCGCTCGGCATCGCGGCCGAACATCTCGACGTACGCCAGCATGTGGTGGCCGAACGTGATCGGCTGCGCCACCTGCATGTGCGTGAAGCCGGGCAGGATCGTGTCGGCATGCTGTTCGGCCAGGTCGACCAGCGCCGTGCGCAGCTGGTTCAGCAGGCCGGTGATGTCGTCGATGGCCGAGCGCACGTACAGGCGGATGTCGGTGGCCACCTGGTCGTTGCGCGAACGGCCCGTGTGCAGCCGCTTGCCCGCATCGCCCGCCAGTTCGGTCAGGCGCTTCTCGATGTTCAGGTGCACGTCTTCCAGGTCGAGCAGCCATTCGAACTGGCCGCCTTCGATTTCGCTGGTGATCTGCGCCATGCCGCTGCGGATCGCGTCCAGGTCGGCGGTGGGAATGATGCCTTGCGCGGCCAGCATTTCAGCATGCGCCAGCGAGCCTTCGATGTCGGCTTTCCACATGCGTTTGTCGAAAAACACGGAGGCCGTATAGCGCTTGACGAGATCGGAAACGGGTTCGGAGAAGCGGGCCGACCAGGCCTCGCCTTTTTTGGAGAGTTGTTCAGTCATGATGAGATGGGTGCGGGTAATCGAATGATTATAAACGGGTAAGTATGTGCAAGAGCGATCCCTGCCTCCGCCGGGTCTCCCGGATGCCGGTGATATTGTTGTGTTTTTGACGACAGGAGGCCTGGATGCGCAAATCGATCGCCATGGTAGCGCTGCTCGCCGGGATGGCGGGCGGGGTGTTTGCGAAGCCGGCCGCGGTCAAGCCAGCCGCCGCGGCGGACGTCGCCACCGTCGATGCCGTGATCGGCGCGCTGTACGACACGATTTCCGGCCCGGCCGGCAAGGCGCGCGACTGGGATCGCCTGCGCGGGCTGTTCCGGGCCGATGGCAAGCTGATCGTCCATGCCCGCAACAAGGAAGGCATATTCAGCACCCGCGTGCTGTCGGTGGACGATTACATCGCCGGTGTTACGCCACTGTTTGCCAAAAAAGGGTTCTTCGAGTCGGAACTGACACGCAAGAGCGAGCAGTTCGGGCAGATCGCCCACGTGTTTTCCACCTACGAGTCGCGTCACGCGAAAGAGGCAAAGCCATTCCAGCGCGGGATCAACAGCATCCAGCTGGTCAACGACGGCAGGCGCTGGTGGGTGCAGTCGCTCGTATGGCAGGCGGAAACGGACCACAATCCGCTACCACAGCGCTACCTGAAATGAGGGTGGAACACCGTTGAAAACAGCACCGACGGCATAAACGACGTTTGTGCGCCACGTCCGACCCGCGTTAGTTTGAATTTTGCTGCTGACCTGCGTACATTATGGCCGAATGAAATTTTGTCAAATAATCATCGGATATCAGCTATGAAGTGGAGCGCGGGAAGCATGGGCAAGCATCAAAAACACAAAACACAAAATAAAGTTCAGTATCGGGACAATGCATTGCATCGCGTGGGGCCACGGCTCGCCGCGGGCGCGGTGCTGGCCTTCGCGGTGCATGGCGCCTGGGCGCAGGATTCGGCGATCGCGAAAGTCCTTCCGCGCGTGAAAATCACCGGTTCGGCGATCAGGCAGATCGAATCGGAAACGCCGCTGCCCGTGCAGGTGATCACCCGCGCGGAAATCGACAAGGCCGGCGTGACCACGGCGGCCGAGCTGATGACGCGCATTTCCGCCAACGTGGGCGGGCTGACGGACGGCGTATCGATCAACGTGGGCGGTGTCGACCAGCGTGGCATGAACAGCGCCAACCTGCGCGGCATCGGCACCTCGTCCACGCTGGTCCTGCTGAACGGCCGCCGCATGGCCAATTTCGCGTCCCCCGGCGACGAGACCGGCGTGGACCTGAACAACATTCCCGCCGCGGCCATCGCCCGCGTGGAAGTGCTGCTCGATGGCGCGTCGGCGCTGTACGGCACCGATGCGATCGGCGGCGTGATCAACTTCATCACGCGCAAGGATTTCCAGGGCCTCGAACTCAATGCCTATGGCCTGGGCACCGATGAAGGCGGCGCATCGAAGCGGCAGGCCACCATCACCGGCGGCATCGGCAACCTGCAGCAGGATGGCTACAACATCTTCGCCACCTTCGATGCGCAAGGCACGCAGGGCCTGCGCTCCTCGCAGCGCAAGTTCATCGGCGAGCTGCGCATTCCCGAGCGGCTGGGCCACCTTCTGTCGGGGTTCACGAGTCCGGCCAACGTCCGGCTGACGGGCGCCCAGCGCGACTACCTCGTCGACAGCGGCTGGACGCTGAATGGCCGTGCCCTGACGAACCGCACGTTCAACCCGTCCATCCCGGGCTGCAACCCGCCGGCCAACCTGTACCTGCCGGCAGGCACCGGCGGCGTCGACGGGTGCACCTACGACTACATGGGCGATACCGAGCTGTATCCGAAATCGAACAAGCAGAGCTTCCTGTCGCGTGGCGTACTGGACCTGGGCGGCGGCCACCAGCTGTATGGCGAAGTGGTCCTGAGCCGGGCGCGCACCAGCTACGTGGGCTCGTCGACCCGCGTTCGGGGGGATATCGACTACAGGCTGGTACCGGCGCTGGCGGGGACCGGGCTCGACACGGTGGTCGAGGAAGATGCGGTGCCCGGCGAGGTCGAAGTGCGCATGCGCCTGTTCGAGGCGGGCAACCGCACCAGCGAGCTCACGAGCATCGGCCAGCGTTATGTGGTGGGCGTGAACGGCGTGTTCGGGGCATGGGATTACGACGTGGCCTACAACCACAGTGTGAACACGGTGAAAGA is part of the Pseudoduganella lutea genome and encodes:
- the argH gene encoding argininosuccinate lyase, coding for MTEQLSKKGEAWSARFSEPVSDLVKRYTASVFFDKRMWKADIEGSLAHAEMLAAQGIIPTADLDAIRSGMAQITSEIEGGQFEWLLDLEDVHLNIEKRLTELAGDAGKRLHTGRSRNDQVATDIRLYVRSAIDDITGLLNQLRTALVDLAEQHADTILPGFTHMQVAQPITFGHHMLAYVEMFGRDAERMADCRKRVNRLPLGSAALAGTTFPIDRLRVAKTLGFDDVCHNSLDAVSDRDFAIEFTAAASLIMTHVSRMSEELVIWMSPRVGFIDIADRFCTGSSIMPQKKNPDVPELARGKTGRVYGHLLGLLTLMKGQPLAYNKDNQEDKEPLFDTVDTVVDTLRIFADMAGGITVKPEAMRAAALQGYATATDLADYLVKKGLPFRDAHEAVAHAVRTCVDANCDLADLTLDQLRAFSPLVGDDVFEVLTLEGSVAARDHVGGTAPNQVRAAIARVRAQLGGN
- a CDS encoding TRAP transporter small permease subunit, whose amino-acid sequence is MAISRAIDGLNDRIASVVAWGLLAAVLICAVNALIRYSFNLSSNAWLEIQWYLFAAVFMLAAPHTLRRDEHVRIDVVVGRFSRRTQVWIDLICFFLFLLPVCSVILYYGIPFGLESLRSAEMSSNAGGLIVWPAKILVPVGFALMILQGFSEIIKRIEYLRGRLHESAFVKQAHGPQQEIEAIKQANRID